A part of Apostichopus japonicus isolate 1M-3 chromosome 10, ASM3797524v1, whole genome shotgun sequence genomic DNA contains:
- the LOC139975452 gene encoding COP9 signalosome complex subunit 6-like, with protein sequence MEVDGEPSEQKTVPPVMASSGTNGSVGVALHPLVIMNISDHWTRIRAQEGKPTQVLGALIGKQEGRNIEVLNSFELVFDVVEGDVIVDLQYYNTKEEQFKQVFKDLEFLGWYTTGGTADEKDIKVHKQICQINESPIFLKLNPLSRSTDLPISCYESVIDLVSGEPTMLFVELQYTLATEEAERIGVDHVARVASAEYMENSIVAEHLVAQHNAIKMLHSRVKLVLDYVKAVQAGEVPRDHPILREACSLSQRLPVLNSEQFDISFYDQCSDVALMAYLGAITKGCDTINQFVNKFNVLYDRQGMGLRKRGLFF encoded by the exons ATGGAAGTTGATGGGGAACCGTCGGAACAGAAAACTGTTCCGCCAGTGATGGCTTCAAGTGGAACAAATGGCAGTGTTGGTGTAGCACTTCATCCACTTGTCATAATGAATATTTCAGATCATTGGACCAGAATTCGTGCGCAGGAAGGGAAGCCTACACAAG TTTTGGGTGCACTCATTGGAAAGCAAGAAGGCAGGAATATTGAAGTTCTGAATTCATTTGAGTTAGTTTTTGACGTCGTTGAAGGTGACGTTATTGTGGATCTACAGTATTACAACACAAAAGAAGAACAGT TCAAACAGGTTTTCAAGGATTTGGAGTTTTTAGGCTGGTACACAACGGGAGGAACTGCAGATGAAAAAGACATTAAAGTTCACAAACAG ATTTGCCAGATAAATGAAAGTCCAATATTCTTAAAGTTGAATCCTCTTTCGAGAAGTACAGAT CTACCCATATCATGCTACGAGTCTGTGATAGATCTGGTCAGTGGAGAACCTACTATGCTGTTTGTGGAACTGCAGTATACTCTAGCCACAGAAGAAGCAGAGAGAATCGGTGTGGACCATGTGGCGAGAGTGGCCAGTGCTGAGTACATGGAGAATTCAATTG TGGCAGAACATTTGGTAGCTCAACATAATGCTATTAAAATGTTACACAGTAGAGTGAAATTAGTTTTGGATTATGTGAAGGCTGTACAGGCAGGTGAAGTTCCCAGAGATCATCCCATCCTCAGAGAAGCCTGTAGCCTCAGCCAGAGGTTACCAGTCCTCAACTCTGAACAGTTTGATATCAGCTTCTACGAT CAATGCAGCGATGTTGCTTTGATGGCTTACCTCGGTGCAATTACAAAAGGCTGCGATACCATAAATCAG TTTGTGAATAAATTCAATGTCCTGTACGATAGACAGGGAATGGGACTCAGGAAGAGAGGACTATTCTTTTGA